The window CTTTTCAAACGAACCGACTTTCTCTTTATCCTGCCGTATCTTCTCGCGGAGCTTACTTCTCTGGGGTCTTTCGACCTCCCTCTCTTTTTCTAGTTCAGGCATTTTATCTCATTTCCTCAATAAAAATCATCGTTCTGTTCATAATCATAGATATATATCAAATGTATCGCTATCAACCCGGTTGTATTTTCACCAGCTATCTCACATAAACGTGCTTGTGCTTGAGCTTGAGAAGTTCCTCGTTAGCCACATTACTGAAAAGTCTAACTGAAAAATAAGGATGGTCGACCGGACCGAACACATCATTTACCTTGCCGAGCTTTTTCATTTTACGGTTCATGACCACATTGTTCATCCTGGGCAATAATGTATTCTTGTTATTGTTTTCATCCCCTCTGACAATCAGGTTTTTATGGCTGGAAGTGTGTAGTACAGTTCCCAATGTTTTCAAATATGCACCTCTATGAAAGTATTATATATACTAAAACGATTGTATATAAGCTTATCGTAAAAGGTTTATTTATGTGCATTAATCAGATTTAAAGGTTGTGAAATAAGGGCATCATTAGCACGTTTTTCACTTAACCCTGCACCAAGTGCGACCTTACGTGCCTGTTCATCAGTAAGCAGGTCGCCAGGTGAATGGGAATCGGTACCCACCACCAGTGCTGCACCAACCTCTTCTGCCACTCTGGCCACATGACCGTTGGCCCGGTTATGCCCGCAACGAGACGTAATTTCCAGACAGACACCCTGTTCTGCAGCAAGGACGGCATCGTCTCTTGATATGAGTCCCGGATGTGCCAGAATATCAGCACCTGCTTCGATAGCTGCACGGTTGGTCCCCGGAATCACAGGCTCGGCCAGGGTCTCCCCGTGCACAACCACTATCCTGGCGCCCAGTTTCCTTGCCAGGGATACCATTTCAGCTATCTTTTGTGGTGGAACGTGGGTAATCTCCACACCTGGCAGTACCTGTATATCCCAGACCTCTTCAAGGTACGCAGCTTTCTTAATACCGTCCAGCACATGCCCGATATTGGTAAAATCAACGTGGTCGGTAATAGCTATTGCCGTGTATCCGTGAACCACTGCTCTTCGTACAAGTTCACTGGGAAGCAGTTCTCCGTCACTGAATATTGAATGGGTATGAAGGTCGATCATGGTTCAGGTTCATTATCACGGTAATAGATATTATAATTAACGTACCATAAAAAAAATAGTAGAAACACTTTTGAATGGATAAAATAATTTTGATGGTATGACCGGACCCCTTGAACGTAAACATTTCACGATCATTGCAGGTATAATTGTCGTGTCAGCAGCCCTGTTAGTAACATACCTGTCATGGGTCTTTGTGAATGTCATAATTTTGAGCATGCTTGGTGCATATGTATTGCATCCCCTGGACGTGAAGCTGGGGCAGGTCACAAAGATAAAGAACCGGCGTATCACTGCTATTTTAACCATAGTTTTAGTTGTACTAATTTTTTCTGCTTTGTTTGTAAATATCATCTTCATCCTGGGCTCGGAACTGGCAAAACTCCAGCCGGCTGTGCTGGAAACGGATGTGAACTCTTTGATAGATTACGGCATAGGACTGATGGGGGATTACATCCCTGATACCGTGCAGCAGAATATGAAAGAGAACTTTGCAGGTTCTGCATCTTCAGCCATATTGTCAGCCATCAGCCTGCTCCAGCGTGTGGTACTTGGCTTCATATCAAATATTGCACTCTTTGCCATGGAACTGGCAGTCGTCATCTTCATGGTATATTACCTGCTCATTGACAGGGATAACATCGTACAGACCCTCATCGATGTCCTGCCGTCCAACCGTGTGGAGATCGTCAGGGAATTCCTGTATCACCTGGACAGCATTTACAACAGCCTGTTCAATGTCTATTTGTTAGTATGCGTGCTCACAGGTATTATCGGCGGTATCGGACTGATGCTTATCGGTGTTCCTTATCCGGTGATGTGGGGTGCCATCATTGCAATCCTGGCACTGCTGCCAATCGTGGGACCGGGTGCCTTCTATGTACCAGCCTCCATTTACTATGTTATAGTGGATGAACCGGTCCGGGCAGTAATTCTGTTACTATTCGGCTGGCTGTTCCTTGAGACCATTCCCGGTAATGTTATCAGACCCAGACTGATGATGAAAAAGGGGCAGATACATCCCGTCATCACTTTGCTTTCATTCACAGCTCCATTGTTCGTGGTTGGCGCAATGGGAATTATTGTAGGTCCTGCAGCATTCGGTTTCATGCTGGCGCTCTACAGGACATACATTGGAACTCAACCCGGAAAACCATCAGATATCGGAAATCATGACAGAGAGGTTTCATTGGTTGAGCAAAAAGAACTGGCAGATGTTATTGGGAAAGAACCTGTAGAAGAACCCATTGATTAGTCGTATCGACGAATCCGTAAGAAATATTCAAGAGTTTGCTTTTGCCACCTGGTTCTTCAGGATGCCGATACCTTCTATTTCTACTTCAATAGTATCCCCGGGCCGCAGTTCTCCAACACCTGCCGGAGTACCGGTGGCGATCACATCACCTTTATTCAGGGTCATGATATGGGATATGAACTCAACAAGGGCTGCTGGATCAAATATCATATTACTGACATTGGAGTCCTGTGTTACCTCTCCGTTAACGCGTGAACGGATGAACGCATCTGACAGGTCGATCTCCCCCGGTTCGAGAATATAGGGGCCAAGGGGTGCAAAAGTGTCAAAACTCTTGGCCCGGGTCCACTGGTTATCTATCTTCTGGATATCACGGGCAGTAACGTCATTAAAGCAGGTATATCCCATTATCACATCATCGACACGACGTGCCGCAATGTTCCTGCAACGTTTGCCAATTATAACCGCCAGCTCGGCCTCGTAATCAACCTGGTTGCTCTCAGGTGGATACAGGATCTTGTCTCCATTACCGATTACGGCCGAGGGGGGTTTCAGGAATATTATGGGGTGGTCCGGCAGTTCCATATCCAGTTCCAGAGCATGGTCTACATAGTTCAATCCCACACAAATTATCTTGCCAGGTGCAACAGGCGGGAGTGATACAAGTTCTCCAATTTCGTACGAGTCATTATACAGGTCCTTTTCCACTATTACCCTGGTACCCTGTATGGTTCCGGTAAAAGCTTCATCATCAAGTTTGAATCTACCTATCATCTATAAACTATCCTCAAATCTTTCCTGAACAATTTTTTTCCCGGTCGCATCCCTATGATATTTCCCCAGTTCACTATATATAAGCATGTCGCCTTTGAACACAGGTCCATCCTTGCAGACCCTCTGGCCGGATGGGTCAATTGTGCACGCACCACATACCCCTATTCCGCATTTGAAATACCTGTGAAGACTGAACTGTGAGCGGGCTTCAATCGCCTGTGCCTGAAGAATATCAAGCACACCTTTCATCATCAGTTCGGGGCCGCAGACATAGAGCTGGTCAAAGCTTTCCAGGTCAAACTGGTTAACGAGTTCGGTAACAAACCCATGATATCCCTTGCTCCCGTCATCGGTGGCAACACTGACACGACCGCACTGTGAGAACTGTTGTTCGAACAGCAGTTCATCCCCTGTCCTTGCACCAACTATCGTTGTCATGTCCAGCCCCTTTGCATATGCCAGCCGTGCCAGCGGCAGCAAGGGTGCACCACCTACACCACCTGCAATGAGCATTATCCTGGTGCCTTCCAGTTCAAACCCGTTCCCGAAAGGACCCCTGATGCCGATACTGTCGCCCACCTGCATACCTGACAGCACATTTGTGGCTTCGCCCACCCTCTGCACCGTGATAGCGTCCGGATGCGACAATGCCATGGGCACCTCATCCAGTCCCCTGACCCAGACCATAACGAACTGGCCAGGCAATGCTTCCAGCTTGAGATCCATTTTCAGTGTGGTAATGGTAGGCGTTTCGTGGATAACTTCGGTAATAATGGCATTTCGTGGTTTCACCTTCCCACCTTCCTGTGAGCCATTCCAATAATGTCATCAAGCTCCATACTGTTGTCTGCCAGGTATCGGGCCAACCCGGCGGTTACCTCGTTGAATATATTAATACTGTCATAGACCGCAGACCCTATCTGTACCGCACATGCCCCTGCCATCATCATCTCCACAACGTCCTGGTAATTCGCAATACCACCCACGCCTATCACCGGTATATCCAGTGCCTGGTACAGGTCATAGACACACTTTACAGCCACCGGGTGTATGGCAGCCCCTGACAGCCCGCCAAAACGGTTGCCCAGAATAGGATAGCCGCTGTGGATATCTATGGCCATTCCCCGTACAGTATTGATGGCCACCACTGCATCAGCACCACCTTTTTGGGCAGCCTCACCAATCTCAACGATATCTGTCACATTGGGAGTGAGTTTTACCCATACGGGCGCATTTGCGGCCTGTTTAGCTGCCTTCGTGATTTCTGTTACCAGTACCGGGTCCGTACCGACCGCTGCACCATATCCACTTGCATGGGGGCAGCTTACATTCAATTCATAAGCATCAGCACCGTCCAGTCCTGTGATAATTTGAGAGAATTCGTCAGGGTGAGCACCGAACACACTGGCAATCACAGGAACGCCACCTTCCCTGGCAGTAATCAGTTCACCTCTGAACTCCTTATAAGAAGGGTTTGGCAGACCCATGGCATTCAAAAATCCACATCCCAGTTTGAACATGGTGGGATTAGGATGGCCCGGTTTTGGTTCAATACCGATCGACTTGGTCACAACAGCACCGGCACCAGAATCTGCAATCCGTTTAAGGGATGAACCCGTGGTACCCAGTACGCCCGCCGCCAGTATGGCCGGGTTTTCCAGGGCAAGGCCGGTAAGTTCTATGGAAAGGTCTGTTCTGGCCATATTATCCATAGACCTCATCCACTGAAAAATCCTCATGCACTATCTTTGCGATTTTTGAAACGATAGCAACGGGGTCCTCGGCCTGGAACACGTTTCGTCCTATTGCCACACCCTTTCCTCCGGCATGGACCGAATCATATACCACCTGCATCAGGTCCATTTCGGTTTCCATTCTCGGTCCTCCGGCTACAACAACAGGGACAGGACATCCTTTCACCACTTCACGAAACGAGTCCGGATCACCGGTATAATTGGTTTTGATTATGTCTGCACCCAGTTCAGCTCCTACACGGGCAGCATGTTTCACATATTCTACATCATGTTCAGAATCAACTTTTGGTCCCCTGGGATACATCATTGCCAGCAGGGGGATACCCCACTCATCACATTTACTTGCAACCATACCAAGGTCCTCAAGCATCTTTGCCTCGTCGTGGGCACCTACATTTACGTGGACTGACACGCAGTCAGCTCCCACCTTGATGGCATCTTCTACAGAAGTGACCAGTACTTTATGATTGGGGTCTGGACCCAGGGACGTTGATGCCGATAAATGGATGATCAACCCCACATCCTTACCATAACCCCGGTGACCGTATTTTGGAAGACCCATGTGTCCCAGCACAGCATTGGCACCACCTTCTGCAACTTTGTTCACCATAGACGACAGGTCAACCAATCCCTGAATGGGGCCGGCCCCTACACCGTGGTCCATGGGTATAATAATCGTTCTGCCAGTTTTCCGGTTAATAATACGCTCTATTCTGACAGATTTGCCTATATTCCCTGACTGCAGGATATTGTTGTGCATAACTTTCCACCTGAATCCATTGAAGGGTTA of the ANME-2 cluster archaeon genome contains:
- a CDS encoding Gar1/Naf1 family protein, which codes for MKTLGTVLHTSSHKNLIVRGDENNNKNTLLPRMNNVVMNRKMKKLGKVNDVFGPVDHPYFSVRLFSNVANEELLKLKHKHVYVR
- a CDS encoding histidinol phosphate phosphatase domain-containing protein, yielding MIDLHTHSIFSDGELLPSELVRRAVVHGYTAIAITDHVDFTNIGHVLDGIKKAAYLEEVWDIQVLPGVEITHVPPQKIAEMVSLARKLGARIVVVHGETLAEPVIPGTNRAAIEAGADILAHPGLISRDDAVLAAEQGVCLEITSRCGHNRANGHVARVAEEVGAALVVGTDSHSPGDLLTDEQARKVALGAGLSEKRANDALISQPLNLINAHK
- a CDS encoding AI-2E family transporter, with the translated sequence MTGPLERKHFTIIAGIIVVSAALLVTYLSWVFVNVIILSMLGAYVLHPLDVKLGQVTKIKNRRITAILTIVLVVLIFSALFVNIIFILGSELAKLQPAVLETDVNSLIDYGIGLMGDYIPDTVQQNMKENFAGSASSAILSAISLLQRVVLGFISNIALFAMELAVVIFMVYYLLIDRDNIVQTLIDVLPSNRVEIVREFLYHLDSIYNSLFNVYLLVCVLTGIIGGIGLMLIGVPYPVMWGAIIAILALLPIVGPGAFYVPASIYYVIVDEPVRAVILLLFGWLFLETIPGNVIRPRLMMKKGQIHPVITLLSFTAPLFVVGAMGIIVGPAAFGFMLALYRTYIGTQPGKPSDIGNHDREVSLVEQKELADVIGKEPVEEPID
- a CDS encoding fumarylacetoacetate hydrolase family protein, giving the protein MIGRFKLDDEAFTGTIQGTRVIVEKDLYNDSYEIGELVSLPPVAPGKIICVGLNYVDHALELDMELPDHPIIFLKPPSAVIGNGDKILYPPESNQVDYEAELAVIIGKRCRNIAARRVDDVIMGYTCFNDVTARDIQKIDNQWTRAKSFDTFAPLGPYILEPGEIDLSDAFIRSRVNGEVTQDSNVSNMIFDPAALVEFISHIMTLNKGDVIATGTPAGVGELRPGDTIEVEIEGIGILKNQVAKANS
- a CDS encoding dihydroorotate dehydrogenase electron transfer subunit, encoding MKPRNAIITEVIHETPTITTLKMDLKLEALPGQFVMVWVRGLDEVPMALSHPDAITVQRVGEATNVLSGMQVGDSIGIRGPFGNGFELEGTRIMLIAGGVGGAPLLPLARLAYAKGLDMTTIVGARTGDELLFEQQFSQCGRVSVATDDGSKGYHGFVTELVNQFDLESFDQLYVCGPELMMKGVLDILQAQAIEARSQFSLHRYFKCGIGVCGACTIDPSGQRVCKDGPVFKGDMLIYSELGKYHRDATGKKIVQERFEDSL
- a CDS encoding dihydroorotate dehydrogenase is translated as MARTDLSIELTGLALENPAILAAGVLGTTGSSLKRIADSGAGAVVTKSIGIEPKPGHPNPTMFKLGCGFLNAMGLPNPSYKEFRGELITAREGGVPVIASVFGAHPDEFSQIITGLDGADAYELNVSCPHASGYGAAVGTDPVLVTEITKAAKQAANAPVWVKLTPNVTDIVEIGEAAQKGGADAVVAINTVRGMAIDIHSGYPILGNRFGGLSGAAIHPVAVKCVYDLYQALDIPVIGVGGIANYQDVVEMMMAGACAVQIGSAVYDSINIFNEVTAGLARYLADNSMELDDIIGMAHRKVGR
- a CDS encoding 2-amino-3,7-dideoxy-D-threo-hept-6-ulosonate synthase; this encodes MHNNILQSGNIGKSVRIERIINRKTGRTIIIPMDHGVGAGPIQGLVDLSSMVNKVAEGGANAVLGHMGLPKYGHRGYGKDVGLIIHLSASTSLGPDPNHKVLVTSVEDAIKVGADCVSVHVNVGAHDEAKMLEDLGMVASKCDEWGIPLLAMMYPRGPKVDSEHDVEYVKHAARVGAELGADIIKTNYTGDPDSFREVVKGCPVPVVVAGGPRMETEMDLMQVVYDSVHAGGKGVAIGRNVFQAEDPVAIVSKIAKIVHEDFSVDEVYG